TTTTGCTTGCTTTTGGCGAGCCCGATGAATATTTTATGCAATGCATCCGACGGCTTGCACTATAATAATGATTATAGTCGGCGGTAATCGTGGTGACCCATGACGAACGGATGATCGCGGGTTTCGACCACGTGTATCACCTGAAGCACGGTTATCTCGCAGGGGGATGTTGATGCCGGAGTTTGTCGATGAATAAGGTTAGGGCGGTCTTTAGGAGCGCGATCGTTCTCTATTTTATCATTGCGTTTGAAGTGCTGATAATGATAAGCCCCTTTGCCGGGTTTTTCTATTCCGTATTCAATCCTTTCCTGCTCGAAACAGCAAAACATCCGGCAACGAGATGGCTCAGCGCCTTTTACCTGCCTCATATGATCCTGCCACAGGACTTGTTCCTTCAGTTCGTGCGAGTCTCGGGTTCAGTTATGTTCGTCCTGGGAGCAGCAATATTTCTCGTGTGCGCTATCCAGATATACACTGCGAAATTCACGAAAAAGGGTGCTGTGCTTGGCGGCTTTTACTCCATTATCCGACACCCACAGTATCTAGCACTCGGGATGGCAGGTCTGGGGCTTGCTATTCTCTGGCCGAGGTTCCTGACCATCGTACTCTGGCTCGTCATGATATTTGTCTATTACGCCCTTGCAAAGGATGAAGAGCGCCGGATGCTGAAAGCTCATGAAGAAACCTACGACGCGTATATGAAAAAGACGGGGATGTTTCTGCCGAGACGAATTGAAAAGCTGTTTTCACCCTCCTCACGAATAGGACAGGCCGCCATTGCATTCGGTCTCGTCGGTTTTTTCCTGGGCGGAGCTTTCCTGCTCCGGGCGTATACCATCAACACGCTTACGCTCTGGACAAAGGCCCAAAACGTTGCAGTCGTAGCAATCCTTCCGGAGGATGGTTCCAAGATGGACCACCGGATGAATGATATTCTCGTTCTGCCCGATGTGAATAAAAGGATTCAGGACAACCAACATTATCTTGTCTATTTTATCCCGCGCGACTACATTATGCAGGGAATGATCGCTGACACAGGCGGGGAGTGGAAGCTATATGAGCAACATCACTCCATTTCCATGATCACGGACTGGATATTCCATCCCTTC
This DNA window, taken from Thermodesulfovibrionales bacterium, encodes the following:
- a CDS encoding isoprenylcysteine carboxylmethyltransferase family protein; translated protein: MNKVRAVFRSAIVLYFIIAFEVLIMISPFAGFFYSVFNPFLLETAKHPATRWLSAFYLPHMILPQDLFLQFVRVSGSVMFVLGAAIFLVCAIQIYTAKFTKKGAVLGGFYSIIRHPQYLALGMAGLGLAILWPRFLTIVLWLVMIFVYYALAKDEERRMLKAHEETYDAYMKKTGMFLPRRIEKLFSPSSRIGQAAIAFGLVGFFLGGAFLLRAYTINTLTLWTKAQNVAVVAILPEDGSKMDHRMNDILVLPDVNKRIQDNQHYLVYFIPRDYIMQGMIADTGGEWKLYEQHHSISMITDWIFHPFRHLREGHHAMHGGMHASHQNGSGMGDGVVRRLIFLSIEDVEVKSPADLFSINALRVPQFMVNVDVHNLKLIDIKDLPHGSGWGTVPTPVF